From Triticum aestivum cultivar Chinese Spring chromosome 4A, IWGSC CS RefSeq v2.1, whole genome shotgun sequence, a single genomic window includes:
- the LOC123084948 gene encoding putative polyol transporter 1, with amino-acid sequence MSSTDADAVPVAVAPAKRPPINKYAFACALLASMNSVLLGYDISVMSGAQLFMKEDLKITDTQIEILAGIISIYSLLGSLMAGLTSDWLGRRYTMVLAAAIFFTGALLMGLAPNYAFLMAGRFVAGIGVGYALMIAPVYTAEVAPTSSRGFLTTFPEVFNNFGILLGYVSNFAFARLPVHLSWRAMFLVGAVPPVFLGFAVLAMPESPRWLVMRGRIEDARRVLLRTSDSPEEAEERLLDIKKVVGIPADATDADDVVAIVRANEAARGQGVWRELLINPSRPVRRMLVAGLGLMFIQQATGVDCVVMYSPRVFEKAGMKNRTNSLGASMAVGACKTFFIPIATLLLDRVGRRPLLLASGGGMAIFLFTLATSLLMLDRRPESEAKALGAVSIVAMLSFVASFASGLGPVAWVYCSEIYPLRLRAQAAAIGTGLNRLMGGATTMSFLSLSEAITIAGSFYLYACVAAAGWVFMYFFLPETMGQSLEDTGKLFGKDMDDGDTDDGAVVHHERKRSTELITQQ; translated from the exons ATGAGCAGCACGGACGCGGACGCCGTGCCGGTGGCCGTGGCGCCGGCGAAGCGCCCTCCCATCAACAAGTACGCCTTCGCCTGCGCCCTCCTCGCCTCCATGAACTCCGTCCTCCTCGGATACG ACATCTCGGTGATGAGCGGCGCGCAGCTGTTCATGAAGGAGGACCTGAAGATCACGGACACGCAGATCGAGATCCTGGCCGGCATCATCAGCATCTACTCGCTGCTGGGGTCGCTCATGGCGGGGCTGACCTCCGACTGGCTGGGCCGGCGCTACACCATGGTACTGGCGGCCGCCATCTTCTTCACGGGCGCCCTCCTCATGGGCCTCGCCCCCAACTACGCCTTCCTCATGGCCGgccgcttcgtcgccggcatcggcGTCGGCTACGCGCTCATGATCGCCCCCGTCTACACCGCCGAGGTGGCCCCCACCTCCTCCCGCGGCTTCCTCACCACCTTCCCGGAGGTCTTCAACAACTTCGGCATCCTCCTCGGCTACGTCTCCAACTTCGCCTTCGCGCGCCTCCCCGTGCACCTCAGCTGGCGCGCCATGTTCCTCGTCGGCGCCGTGCCGCCCGTCTTCCTCGGCTTCGCCGTCCTCGCCATGCCGGAGTCCCCCCGGTGGCTCGTCATGCGGGGCCGGATCGAGGACGCGCGGCGTGTCCTCCTGAGGACCTCCGATTCACCCGAGGAGGCCGAGGAACGGCTCCTCGACATCAAGAAGGTCGTCGGCATCCCCGCGGACGCGACGGACGCCGATGACGTCGTCGCCATCGTGCGCGCGAACGAGGCCGCACGCGGGCAGGGAGTGTGGAGGGAGCTGCTGATCAACCCGAGCCGGCCCGTGCGCCGCATGCTCGTCGCCGGCctcgggctcatgttcatccagcaggCCACGGGCGTGGACTGCGTGGTGATGTACAGCCCGCGGGTGTTCGAGAAGGCCGGGATGAAGAACAGGACCAACTCGCTGGGGGCGTCCATGGCGGTGGGCGCGTGCAAGACCTTCTTCATCCCGATCGCGACGCTCCTCCTCGACCGGGTCGGCAGGAGGCCGCTGCTGCTAGCCAGCGGCGGCGGGATGGCCATCTTCCTGTTCACGCTCGCCACGTCCCTGCTCATGCTCGACCGGCGGCCGGAGTCGGAGGCGAAGGCGCTGGGCGCGGTGAGCATCGTGGCGATGCTGTCGTTCGTGGCGTCGTTCGCGTCGGGGCTGGGGCCCGTGGCGTGGGTGTACTGCTCGGAGATCTACCCGCTGCGGCTGCGCGCGCAGGCGGCCGCCATCGGCACGGGCCTGAACCGGCTCATGGGCGGGGCCACCACCATGTCCTTCCTGTCGCTCAGCGAGGCCATCACCATCGCCGGGAGCTTCTACCTGTACGCCTGCGTGGCGGCGGCCGGGTGGGTGTTCATGTACTTCTTCCTGCCGGAGACGATGGGCCAGAGCCTGGAGGACACCGGGAAGCTCTTCGGCAAGGACATGGACGACGGCGACACCGACGACGGTGCCGTCGTGCACCACGAGCGCAAGAGGTCCACCGAGCTGATCACTCAGCAGTAA